One stretch of Streptomyces agglomeratus DNA includes these proteins:
- a CDS encoding AAA family ATPase, which translates to MVSGPEHPVTVPLLERETELAAAAQAVDALCADAPAGGVLVCSGEAGLGKTALLSEIRRLAAGRCAVWSAGGGETVTSVPFHVVRQLLQPALAPAGAVDARELLGDGYEIIGPALGVAPPGGQADPQGVRDGLDALLLRLADTHRPLVLIVDDAHWSDLETLGWLASFVQREDLPVLVVMAYRTEEPTGDTAEFIRAMEAAAGRCVSLRALTPDAVARLARAALGEHADDPFCREVWAVTGGNLYETVELVAKVRDERLDPVEGSAGALRALGASARGSGLIARLEELGTATTRFAWAAAILGTEISLDLAAALAGLPGDQAADCAERLRAARILAGTDPMEFVHPLIAGAVYRAIPAATRTAMHGLAAWAVTRAGRGPAAAARHLLEVHPDDDPELVAQLREAASEHLAVGAPDAARRCLERAVQEPPLPEVHAEVLYELGCSTLLTSPATTVGHLRAALGMPGLDAGRRVDAVFRLSQALTHNNQTREAAEVVAAEVARTAPGPTRMRLQAVHFLWEGVQSAEDDGPGRSRRLAEMAEGLRGRDNSERVLLILRAFDGTARGENAEEVVEICDRALLDGGLAPGLGWTNTAWGFEPPALLGLTYAFADRLDRAECLFDEALRAFEISGWSGGHLAFAHALVGYLQRRRGRLDRAEMYLRESLRLAERVGNGLPMHWDAACMLIDTLLARGRIDAAQEAADRHAFAPPYPSSIVIPDAQCVRGRLLLAQGRTKEAVAELEAAGEALTARGRHNGVMAPWASDLARAVAADDPARAAALVGYVRDRAERFGTDTAIGESLRCAAALEEGEQAVELLAKAVAFLESSPCAYEHAVARVEYGIAARSASELTRGLKLAEQCSADGLVRRAREALRSL; encoded by the coding sequence ATGGTGTCCGGCCCGGAGCACCCGGTCACCGTCCCGCTGCTGGAACGCGAGACGGAACTCGCCGCCGCCGCACAGGCTGTCGACGCGCTCTGCGCGGACGCGCCCGCGGGTGGGGTTCTCGTGTGCAGCGGCGAGGCCGGTCTCGGCAAGACAGCGCTTCTGTCCGAAATCCGGCGGCTCGCCGCCGGACGGTGCGCGGTATGGTCCGCAGGCGGTGGTGAGACGGTCACCTCCGTCCCCTTCCACGTCGTACGGCAACTCCTCCAGCCCGCGCTCGCTCCGGCGGGCGCGGTCGACGCCAGGGAACTGCTCGGCGACGGGTACGAGATCATCGGCCCCGCGCTCGGTGTGGCGCCGCCCGGCGGACAGGCCGACCCCCAGGGCGTCCGGGACGGCCTGGACGCCCTGCTGCTGCGCCTGGCGGACACGCACCGGCCGCTGGTCCTGATCGTCGACGACGCGCACTGGTCCGACCTGGAGACCCTCGGCTGGCTGGCGTCCTTCGTCCAGCGCGAGGACCTGCCCGTACTCGTCGTCATGGCGTACCGCACCGAGGAACCGACCGGCGACACCGCGGAGTTCATCCGGGCGATGGAGGCCGCCGCCGGCCGGTGCGTCAGTCTGCGCGCGCTCACGCCGGACGCCGTGGCGCGCCTCGCGCGGGCAGCCCTGGGCGAGCACGCCGACGATCCGTTCTGCCGCGAGGTGTGGGCCGTCACCGGCGGCAACCTCTACGAGACGGTGGAGCTCGTCGCGAAGGTGCGCGACGAACGCCTGGATCCGGTCGAGGGCTCCGCGGGCGCCCTGCGCGCCCTCGGTGCTTCCGCGCGCGGCAGCGGCCTGATCGCCCGGCTCGAGGAACTGGGCACCGCCACCACCCGGTTTGCCTGGGCGGCGGCCATCCTCGGCACGGAGATCTCGCTGGACCTGGCCGCCGCACTCGCCGGCCTGCCGGGCGACCAGGCCGCGGACTGCGCGGAACGGCTGCGCGCTGCCCGCATCCTGGCGGGCACGGACCCGATGGAGTTCGTCCATCCGCTCATCGCGGGCGCCGTCTACCGGGCCATTCCCGCGGCCACCCGCACCGCCATGCACGGCCTGGCCGCCTGGGCGGTCACCCGCGCGGGCCGGGGCCCGGCGGCCGCCGCCCGGCACCTCCTCGAAGTCCACCCGGACGACGATCCGGAGCTTGTCGCCCAGCTGCGCGAGGCCGCCTCCGAGCACCTCGCCGTCGGTGCTCCGGACGCCGCGAGGCGGTGTCTGGAACGCGCCGTCCAGGAGCCGCCGCTGCCGGAGGTGCATGCCGAGGTCCTGTACGAACTGGGCTGCTCCACCCTCTTGACCTCCCCCGCCACCACCGTCGGCCACCTGCGGGCCGCCCTCGGCATGCCGGGCCTGGACGCCGGCCGGCGGGTGGACGCGGTCTTCCGGCTGTCCCAGGCGCTCACGCACAACAACCAGACGCGGGAAGCCGCCGAGGTGGTCGCGGCCGAGGTGGCCAGGACCGCCCCCGGCCCCACCCGGATGCGGCTCCAGGCCGTGCACTTCCTGTGGGAGGGCGTACAGTCCGCCGAGGACGACGGACCGGGACGTTCCCGGCGCCTGGCCGAGATGGCCGAGGGGCTGCGCGGCCGTGACAACTCCGAACGCGTGCTCCTCATACTGAGGGCCTTCGACGGCACCGCACGCGGTGAGAACGCGGAGGAGGTCGTCGAGATCTGCGACCGGGCACTGCTCGACGGCGGTCTCGCGCCGGGCCTCGGCTGGACCAACACCGCCTGGGGTTTCGAGCCGCCGGCCCTGCTCGGCCTCACGTACGCCTTCGCCGACCGGCTCGACCGGGCCGAGTGCCTCTTCGACGAGGCACTGCGCGCCTTCGAGATCTCCGGCTGGAGCGGCGGGCACCTGGCCTTCGCCCACGCCCTCGTCGGCTACCTCCAGCGCAGGCGCGGAAGGCTCGACCGGGCGGAGATGTATCTGCGCGAGAGCCTTCGCCTCGCGGAGCGCGTCGGGAACGGCCTGCCGATGCACTGGGACGCGGCGTGCATGCTTATCGACACGCTGCTCGCGCGGGGCAGGATCGACGCGGCCCAGGAGGCGGCCGACCGCCACGCGTTCGCGCCGCCGTACCCGTCGTCGATCGTCATTCCCGACGCCCAGTGCGTACGGGGAAGGCTGCTGCTCGCCCAGGGGCGTACCAAGGAAGCCGTGGCGGAACTCGAAGCGGCCGGCGAGGCGCTGACCGCGCGCGGCCGGCACAACGGGGTCATGGCGCCCTGGGCGAGCGATCTCGCCCGTGCGGTGGCCGCCGACGACCCTGCCCGCGCCGCCGCTCTCGTCGGCTACGTACGGGACCGCGCCGAGCGCTTCGGCACGGACACCGCCATCGGGGAGTCACTGCGCTGTGCGGCGGCCCTGGAGGAGGGCGAACAGGCCGTGGAACTGCTGGCCAAGGCCGTCGCGTTCCTGGAAAGCTCCCCGTGCGCCTACGAACACGCCGTGGCGCGGGTCGAGTACGGCATCGCGGCACGTTCCGCGAGCGAACTGACCCGCGGTCTGAAGCTCGCCGAACAGTGCAGCGCGGACGGCCTGGTACGGCGTGCCCGGGAGGCACTGCGCTCGCTCTGA
- a CDS encoding MFS transporter has protein sequence MVALNLFVYETTGSALAMGLFMAIRLGAGFLAGLAAGSLLARLPAKPVMLWTNVAQAAALLVLAFVPEEMLTAGLFVSSATIGACGTVFTVALRSSVPGLVGEDRRSWANSLMVGGRSLAMVAGFASAGVVVSLLGFTAAFLLDAASFLVCAATVIPLPAAGRGSGRGTERTAGGGAEGAAAGEEHGTRRRGRSAAFAALVAVPVLGLMVSLRGVDALGSSSHNAALPVYSSALDPGDPAAFVSRFWLFWALGNVLAQQVIQRWAGRTGRSVGAVGFGLGTVAMSSAFILGFAGFPTAVTLVIALVAGAADGLTEVSYTSHLQTLPQTLRGHAFGISATVENLGFGVGMIAVAAALETFSPFAVVAWSHGVAVLLAVVFLIRRQRTSDARATPVVYEPDRPPLTGAPESASRADQ, from the coding sequence ATGGTGGCGCTCAACCTGTTCGTCTACGAGACGACGGGCAGCGCGCTCGCCATGGGCCTGTTCATGGCGATACGCCTCGGCGCCGGATTCCTCGCCGGTCTCGCGGCGGGCTCCCTGCTGGCCCGGTTGCCGGCCAAACCGGTCATGCTGTGGACCAACGTGGCCCAGGCCGCCGCCCTGCTGGTCCTGGCCTTCGTGCCCGAAGAGATGCTCACCGCGGGCCTGTTCGTCTCCTCCGCGACGATCGGCGCGTGCGGCACCGTGTTCACGGTCGCGCTGCGCAGCTCCGTCCCCGGCCTGGTGGGGGAGGACCGGCGAAGCTGGGCCAACTCCCTAATGGTCGGCGGGCGTTCGCTGGCGATGGTGGCGGGTTTCGCCTCCGCGGGCGTGGTCGTCTCGCTGCTGGGATTCACCGCGGCGTTCCTGCTCGACGCGGCGAGCTTCCTGGTGTGCGCGGCGACGGTGATCCCGCTCCCGGCGGCGGGGCGGGGGAGCGGACGGGGTACGGAGCGGACGGCCGGGGGCGGGGCAGAGGGCGCGGCGGCCGGGGAGGAGCACGGGACGCGGCGCCGCGGTCGGTCCGCCGCGTTCGCGGCGCTTGTGGCCGTTCCCGTGCTGGGTCTCATGGTAAGCCTGCGCGGTGTCGACGCCCTCGGTTCCTCCTCGCACAACGCGGCGCTCCCGGTGTACTCCAGTGCGCTCGACCCTGGTGACCCGGCCGCGTTCGTCAGCCGGTTCTGGCTGTTCTGGGCGCTCGGGAACGTACTGGCCCAGCAGGTGATCCAGCGATGGGCCGGGCGCACCGGGCGGTCCGTCGGGGCCGTGGGGTTCGGGCTGGGCACGGTGGCCATGTCCTCGGCGTTCATCCTGGGCTTCGCCGGCTTCCCGACGGCGGTGACCCTGGTGATCGCTCTGGTCGCGGGCGCCGCCGACGGACTCACGGAGGTCTCCTACACGTCGCATCTCCAGACGCTGCCGCAGACGCTGCGCGGGCACGCCTTCGGCATCTCGGCCACCGTCGAGAACCTCGGGTTCGGGGTGGGGATGATCGCGGTCGCAGCCGCCCTGGAGACGTTCTCCCCGTTCGCGGTCGTCGCCTGGTCGCACGGTGTCGCCGTCCTCCTCGCCGTCGTCTTCCTGATCCGGCGACAGCGGACTTCGGACGCGCGTGCGACCCCGGTGGTATACGAACCCGACCGTCCCCCGTTGACCGGAGCCCCGGAATCCGCAAGCCGGGCCGACCAGTGA
- a CDS encoding 4'-phosphopantetheinyl transferase family protein, producing MNGTVTYVPMTPVLGEPVSVALPEPSGESGDPVPLLWSVDAGRQGDVAVRLAADVLDDGEKERAAAFVRETDRRCYITAHVALRTMLGAWLGMEPGAVRLHREPCLSCGGPHGRPATADGPVHFSLSHSGSVALLACAAVPVGVDVEALPRPEVVREIGGELHPRETAELSALPEAGRPAAFARGWARKEAYLKGLGIGLSRSLSLDYLGTGPQAVNHPAGWLIGDVLAPAGFAAAVAVRSPSPPSPSRSSFATSSAAVPRYGTATP from the coding sequence GTGAACGGAACCGTGACGTACGTGCCCATGACTCCGGTTCTCGGAGAGCCGGTCTCCGTCGCGCTGCCGGAGCCGTCCGGGGAAAGCGGCGACCCGGTGCCCCTGCTGTGGAGCGTGGACGCGGGCCGGCAGGGGGACGTAGCGGTGCGGCTCGCCGCCGACGTACTCGACGACGGTGAGAAGGAGCGGGCGGCGGCGTTCGTCCGAGAGACCGACCGCAGGTGCTACATCACCGCCCATGTCGCCCTCAGGACGATGCTGGGCGCCTGGCTGGGGATGGAACCCGGCGCGGTACGTCTGCACCGGGAGCCGTGTCTGTCCTGTGGCGGCCCGCACGGGCGGCCCGCCACGGCGGACGGTCCCGTGCACTTCTCGCTGTCCCACAGCGGCAGCGTGGCGCTGCTCGCGTGCGCGGCGGTGCCCGTGGGTGTGGACGTGGAGGCCCTGCCGCGGCCGGAAGTGGTGCGAGAGATCGGGGGGGAGCTGCATCCGCGCGAGACCGCCGAACTCTCGGCCCTGCCGGAGGCCGGGCGGCCGGCCGCCTTCGCGCGCGGCTGGGCGCGCAAGGAGGCGTACCTCAAGGGGCTCGGCATCGGGCTGTCCCGCAGCCTCTCCCTCGACTACCTGGGCACCGGTCCGCAGGCGGTGAACCATCCGGCGGGGTGGCTGATCGGTGACGTGCTCGCTCCGGCCGGATTCGCGGCCGCCGTAGCCGTCCGGTCCCCGTCCCCTCCTTCCCCTTCCCGCTCCTCCTTCGCTACCTCCTCCGCCGCCGTTCCCCGTTACGGCACCGCGACGCCGTGA
- a CDS encoding cysteine dioxygenase family protein, producing MPPSTAATGATGTKGTTAAAAAGEAVAGRTTRRLATLISHVREVVRRGLPPDPTAYLVGERLAPHLGADDLLTPGQRTSDPRNYRQHLLHAEGDGSFSVVALVWLPGQYTPVHDHVAWCTTGVHAGAEHERRYRLVPSGGGSAARLVATGDFVNTLGTVCGFAPPGDIHRVWNAGTDVAVSLHVYGADLSRLGTSVRRTYEPVPAD from the coding sequence ATGCCCCCTTCGACAGCAGCCACAGGAGCCACGGGAACCAAGGGAACCACAGCAGCCGCAGCGGCCGGCGAAGCCGTGGCAGGGCGTACGACCAGGCGCCTCGCCACGCTGATCTCACACGTGCGCGAAGTCGTCCGCCGGGGACTTCCGCCCGACCCGACAGCGTACCTCGTCGGCGAGCGGCTGGCGCCGCACCTGGGCGCCGACGATCTGCTCACCCCGGGGCAGCGCACGAGCGATCCCCGGAACTACCGGCAGCACCTGCTCCACGCGGAGGGGGACGGAAGCTTCTCCGTCGTCGCGCTGGTGTGGCTGCCCGGCCAGTACACCCCGGTGCACGACCACGTGGCGTGGTGCACGACCGGGGTCCACGCGGGCGCCGAACACGAGCGGCGGTACCGGCTCGTCCCGTCCGGCGGCGGCTCGGCGGCGCGTCTGGTCGCCACCGGGGACTTCGTCAACACGCTGGGAACGGTCTGCGGGTTCGCGCCGCCCGGTGACATACACCGGGTGTGGAACGCGGGCACGGACGTGGCGGTCTCCCTGCACGTCTACGGCGCCGACCTGTCACGCCTCGGGACGAGCGTCCGCCGGACGTACGAGCCGGTCCCCGCCGACTGA
- a CDS encoding LysR family transcriptional regulator, producing MFDTRHIRTFHEVVRTGSYSAAARALGYTQPAITQQMKALERDVGTPLFSRSGRGLRLTEAGETLSRHAVVILDDMSAARRQMNSFTRLRAGRVRVCAFPSANATLVPEALALLAAGHPGVSVELLEEEPPGSLRRLARGECDITLAFTYPGLREDVPGEVMEVPLMEDQLLVLLRAGHPLARRRAVRLADLADERWIAGCPRCRVHFLHECAEQGFAPDIAFTTDDNLVVQSLVAEGLGVAMMPGLVLNFLRHPKVAGRALQPASRRQVAAYVLREHLRIPATALVLEELRAVAANKAGC from the coding sequence GTGTTCGACACGCGGCACATAAGGACGTTCCACGAAGTGGTCAGGACCGGCTCGTACTCCGCGGCCGCCCGCGCCCTGGGATACACACAGCCGGCGATCACCCAGCAGATGAAGGCGCTCGAACGCGACGTCGGCACACCTCTGTTCAGCCGCTCCGGCCGCGGCCTGCGGCTCACCGAGGCCGGGGAGACGCTGTCGCGGCACGCGGTAGTTATCCTCGACGACATGTCCGCAGCGCGCCGCCAGATGAACTCCTTCACCCGGCTTCGCGCGGGGCGCGTGCGGGTCTGCGCCTTCCCCAGCGCCAACGCCACCCTCGTACCGGAGGCGTTGGCCCTGCTGGCCGCCGGCCACCCGGGGGTGTCGGTGGAACTCCTGGAGGAGGAGCCGCCCGGGTCGCTGCGGCGCCTCGCGCGGGGGGAATGCGACATCACCCTCGCCTTCACCTATCCGGGGCTGCGCGAGGACGTGCCCGGTGAGGTGATGGAAGTACCGCTGATGGAGGACCAGTTGCTGGTCCTGCTGCGGGCCGGGCACCCGCTCGCGCGGCGCCGCGCCGTGCGGCTGGCCGACCTCGCGGACGAGCGCTGGATCGCCGGCTGCCCGCGCTGCCGCGTGCACTTCCTGCACGAGTGCGCCGAACAGGGCTTCGCGCCCGACATCGCCTTTACCACCGACGACAACCTGGTGGTGCAGAGCCTCGTCGCCGAGGGGCTCGGGGTGGCGATGATGCCCGGCCTGGTACTCAACTTCCTCCGGCACCCGAAGGTGGCGGGGCGCGCGTTGCAGCCGGCGTCCCGGCGGCAGGTGGCGGCGTACGTCCTGCGCGAGCACCTGAGGATTCCGGCCACGGCGCTGGTGCTGGAGGAACTCAGAGCGGTGGCGGCGAACAAGGCGGGCTGCTGA
- a CDS encoding peptidoglycan recognition protein family protein, whose amino-acid sequence MRVLRVALSRGSGATVVGLMLLCAAAVGPAASPLRADRDPNRAGDGTTRAQRAGSAHPAPQPAVVPREKWLKGAKHRRAPVRYADPVEAAFIHHTNSPNDYDCADVPGIIREVYAAQAGGRHWDDIGYNFLVDRCGTVYEGRAGGTGRAVVGAHAQGFNHHTVGIAAIGVFTAGVPVPKPMTDAIAAVVAWKLGMSDVDPRSMVRLVSSNSLSRFPKGTSARLHAVSGHSDGYSTQCPGAALAAELPAIRKAAARLQGR is encoded by the coding sequence ATGCGCGTCCTTCGAGTGGCGCTGAGCCGTGGGTCCGGAGCCACGGTCGTCGGGCTCATGCTGCTGTGCGCCGCAGCCGTCGGCCCCGCCGCGTCCCCTCTGCGAGCCGACCGGGATCCGAACCGGGCCGGCGACGGCACCACGCGGGCGCAACGGGCCGGCTCGGCGCACCCCGCTCCGCAGCCTGCCGTCGTGCCCCGGGAGAAGTGGCTGAAGGGCGCCAAGCACCGCCGGGCGCCGGTCCGCTACGCAGACCCCGTCGAGGCGGCCTTCATCCACCACACCAACTCCCCGAACGATTACGACTGCGCCGACGTCCCGGGCATCATCCGCGAGGTGTACGCCGCCCAGGCCGGCGGCCGGCACTGGGACGACATCGGGTACAACTTCCTCGTCGACCGCTGCGGCACCGTCTACGAAGGGCGGGCGGGCGGAACCGGGCGGGCCGTGGTCGGGGCGCACGCACAGGGCTTCAACCACCACACGGTGGGCATCGCGGCCATCGGCGTCTTCACCGCCGGTGTGCCGGTCCCGAAGCCCATGACCGACGCCATCGCGGCGGTCGTCGCCTGGAAGCTCGGCATGTCGGACGTCGACCCGCGCTCCATGGTGCGCCTCGTGTCCTCGAACAGCCTCAGCAGGTTCCCCAAGGGGACGAGCGCGCGGCTGCACGCCGTATCGGGACACAGCGACGGTTACTCCACGCAATGTCCCGGCGCCGCGCTCGCGGCGGAACTCCCCGCGATCAGGAAGGCGGCCGCTAGGCTCCAGGGACGGTAG